CCTAGAAAGAAAATCCAGTTTGAacccaaataaaatgtaattttcctgatttatttatttttgtaaattagtATTTAGTTTGTTTAGCAAATAGTTGTGAAATAAGCAAGATGATGTCCCAGGACAGTGTTTGAATCTCTTGATTGCTTTCACACTGCCAACTGGTCTGTAATTCcaagatgctgttttgtttttatgctcaataaaacatcagcccggtttggaactacatgataAATAATTTTGGGGGGTTGAACTATTCTTTAAGGCCTGGTTGTGCGCTCAATGCCTCCTTTCCTTCCTGGTAAATTGTGTTTTGTTCAGTCTTATTTTTGTCTCTCTTTGCTGCCTTCTTACTCTTGTTCTCTTTCTGTCACCCCCTGTCCTTGTCGCACACACTTCTCTCTCGAACACGATAACAGAGAACACAGAGGTCTTTTTATACTCTCTCATTGCATAAAGTCGCCCATTGAGATTTTACACAATCTGTTTATGGGAACAGGAAGTGTGTCACAGGCCTGTGTCTGCAGTCTCTCACAGGCTTCACAGAGCTCTCACACTCGTTTACCTTCTGCGTCTCTCCTCTCTGTTAACTGGCTGTTCGATTTAGTATCTTCCTCCGATCTTGACACTATATCATgctataattactgattatagaGAAAGCGAAGAAAAATTTGTGAGACATTATGTGGGTGTGCAGACATTATGAGCTGTCTGCACACCAAATTCTTCTCCATGCTGAACAGACGTTTTAGAGAGTCTGCTTTGTTAAGTCTTGATTGTGCATGCAAGTttaatttgtatgtgtgtgtgtgtgtgtttgtgtttgtgtgtgtagcaaACATGAGTAATCAAACGAGACCCACAAGTGTGAGGGCATGAAGTATTTTCTAAGAACTCATTCAGTAAGGGGAAAAAACAGCTCTTATTTTCAAGAAGAGAGGGATCTGTGCCCTATGCAAGGACCCGACTATCACAAAGAATTGGGTAAGTAACCACCTAGCAACTAAACAAAATACCATCTAgcatagggctgtgcaattaatcgctTGCGATTGTCATCCGCATCTCGTCAGAAAAGCCGGTTCCGTGATTagaagtaaatctccatcacctgctttcagaaggagcagcatttactacacagagccatacgCGTTTACTGACGAGATGCCAGCAATACCATAGAAAACAACTTTAACACCCTAGAATAGTGCCTGTGAGACACACAAGTTTTAAATAACTTGAGTCATCTAAAGCTGCAAATTTCTAGTCTGCCACAGaagactttaaatattaaaatgtatattttatgccGAGTCTTCAGAGGACTTTATGTTCATGAAAGGGAGAGTGTGTGTTCTTTGTAGAGCAACATGTTGTAACCTCAAAAGCCTTGTCTCCATGCACAGGAATTTGCTGCACTATTCATTCATCATCAGGACACTGAATCCTCATGAGAAACGGTCATCACTTTCACCCAGACCAGCAGATCTGTATATATCAGTATCAAGAAGATGATGTCAAGTTGATTTAGCTGTTGAACAGTAGGACTGCAATAGATCACATGTTCACCTCAGCTGCACGTAACAGACCACAGCAGTGACATAATCCCCACCTGATTCAACCCCATTTCTGAACATGATGTCACCTTCATGCTCAAGATTCCTCTGCTCTCCTTTTAAGGAGCGTCTTCTCAGGGCACGGCTTTGTAAGACCCATTGTTACAGTACgacaaaaaaataaaccaaatcgCCAGTATTTTCACAAATCTACAGCTTGCTAATGACATCATACCCATGCCTGAGTCTTTCTTGGTGCCATCTGAGATGATCTCCACATGGTCTCCATCAACGTCGTAACTGAAGAAATCATTCAAGTAAGTTTTGGACCTCTGACCTCCGAAAACATACAAGCAGCGATTTCtctgtgggagagaaaaaaaaattatcacatcaATTTTGTTGTTAAAACCAACTATAAATtccattaaacactttttaattcCAACACaccaatgaatgaataaataaatattttttttaattaactttcttattcttattgtgaaatctcatgtgtgtgtgtgtatatatatacacactattttACTTTAACAAagtaatacagaaaaataaataaataaatgaataaaatatattagacCTAATTCACACCAATAACGccacaaacacatttattaaaaatctcAGGTCAACTGAAAAGGAGAAAGGAGACAGACCGTGTGGAAGAGCATGCAGTGTCCGATGCGGGACTGGATGTCCTCTGGCCCAGCGTTACACGAGTCTTCTCGGAGCAAACTCCAGCTGCCAGCTTGACAGTGATACGCATAAAGCCCGCTGAACTGAGGTTCTGACGTCCTGCCGTCATCCACACTGCCGTTATACGTCAGAATCCGACCACCAAAAGTGTAGATCATGTGCTTCTCAGAGTCCATGCACAtctgagagagataaagagaaccTGAGCGTTACCTGAGCTGTTCATCATAAATCTGTAAAAGGGAGACTCCTGGTGGTATGTGGGCATATATCCTGAATACAGGTAGCGTAATCTAAAATGCGTACCTGGTGGTCGAAAACGAGTTTGGGTCCTCCATCAGCAGACGTGTCTTCGCTAAGGAGAGTCCATGTGTTAGCGTCAATGTCATAGCAGTAGAAGTCACTCTTCAGTGACTTGCTGTTTCTGACAGAGGAGTCCAGATAACGGCCCAGCGTGTAGATCTGCCTCCGCTGAGAGTCGATGCACATCTTGTGACATGAACGAGCACTGGGACCATTCTAAAAGAAATATATCACAAGCTCTTACACTGATTACCTATAGATCAACTGATACATAgagcacacaaaaataaaaataagttttcaaaATGGCATATTAAATGATTTCCTCAAGTTATACAAACCTTTTCAGTTTTTAATCAGGTTTTTTTAAGGTACCAGGACACGATAATGGGCGTTCAGAGGAAGAACTAGTCACTGGAACATCCAACTTTTATATCATTAACGTTTAAGAGAGGGTTATCCTGAATAAAGGAGACAAATGGCCATGATCCGGACTAATGCTCATCCATGCATTGCAGCCAGTCACTTTCAGCTCTGATTTAATGCGTTCCATATTACTTGGTATGTTgatcatgaaaataataaaatcatatgaacaaatgtacaataaaaaataattattttattcctgAAGTAAGAGTGGGAGGAGAGCAAAACAAAGTCTACCATATATCATTGGTTCCTTAAACTTGCAAAGGAAGTAGACCGCCAGCCGCCAGGCAGCCAACTACTGGCAGATCATGTGACCTACCAGAATGAGACCACTGGCAGGTCACAGTCAGGGAATGAAACTCTACTGAGATTTATGCAGATTTAAGCAACCAAAGAGATCTCAATTATAACTTCCGTCAGCACTATTGTCATTCTACATATTTTCCATTACAATAATCTCATTCTCTTCCTCATTCACAAACTACAACTATGAGTCAAAAATAGTAACCTACAGATTTAAGAGTTTACATCACTCAGTGCACTCTGCACAGAAAGCACAGTGAAGTGTGTGAAACTCGATGACATGATTGAAACATCTAGCAGATTTTTGTGCCATTCAGCGGAGTAATAATTGAAAGAAAAACCCCTCTTTTACCTCCTTCTCTGTATCCCTGGAGATACAGGCCCATTGGTTCTCCTTCACACTGTATGCCCAGAAATCAGCCAAGTCCTGCGTTCCATCCCAGCCACCAAAAAGATACACAGTTTCTGTCGAACAAAGAGGTGAATacaaaaaaacggaaaaaaaaaaacaaaagagaaagcaATGGTGAGTGGGTGAGGTGTTTTACACCTTTGAAAGAAACTCAATATGGAATCGAAAGATGAACCCGATTATGTTGTTTTTAAAGCTGTTTTACATCATCAAATTCTTGAAAAGCAGCCTTGTGCTATGGTTGAAAGGCTGATGTCACCATGGTGATAAGCAGAGACAGTTGTTTGAGCTATTGAGCATGAGCTGAGCTGTAGAGCGGGTTACTTGAGGTCATTTTAAAAGCCCAGGGACACATGAGGGCTGCGAGATCGATTCTTCCTCTAACAACAAGCtcacagattcacacacacatttaaaacagcaCTTAACTCACAACAGCGGAGCTAAATGCAGTCTAAGCATGCATTCCATTACAAGTAAGACAGGACAAGCTAAACAGTGCTGCAATAACCGCCCAATCAGAAAAACTTGCAAATAATCCATCCATCAGTACCTGTCTGAACATCAATGACCATCTGATGACCTCCTCTCATGCCCGGCCTGTTATCATCACTGTCAcctattcagaaaaaaaaacgagAAAACAGAAGTGAATTGAAAGTTTCAGGAGCAAGACTGAATATCAATACAGCCTGAAGTCATTTAATACAGCAGACATGTATTCCCTGGAGTCACTTCTGTGTTCTGTGGGCTGCTGTCGTACCTTTGTTACATTTGGGGATGATCTGACTCCAGCGTGGCTTATAATCCTGCTGGCTGATGTACTGATTAAACAAACCATCTGGAAGAGAACAGTTAGAGAGTCAAGTGTGCACTTTAATTTGCTAATGCATGCTCTCTGAGCGGGAAACAATCCAAGTGTACATTAGGTTctaattactgtaaatttacacTGTGACCAATAAGGAGAATGTGCAATAACATGAAATGAAATTGCGAACAATTTTAAAGGTCAAGTGTGTAAAATCCTATCCCATCCTAATATAAAAATCTGTAAACACAGTATTTGCTCTTGACTAGCCTGACAGCACAAGACTGGATCGACTATTTGCTTTGTCTGTAGAGCAGATTTAAACATGGTAACGTGGTTAAACATGGTAACAATTTGCAGAAAATTGACTTAAGTCAGTTCATTTTGTGGATATATATGCAATAGctgcttttccactgtcgggccagtgcaagCTAGTGCTTTAAACAGGCCGGGCAGGGCTAATATCCCTGGACCTGAAGCACCAAGGCCAAAATAGCACTGCGTTTACACTGTCGGGCCAGAAGCTTTACTGCGCTTCGCTAAAATCCGCCCTTCACACGCCTCTCAGGATAAACGTCAcacaaccccatcatttcacacaaaacaaacactcaaacattaaatatttaaatcctaaAGCATTGATGTTTTACTATATTAAGtgaaacattgataataattaatttatcaggactgaAAATTAGCCATACAGAAATAAAGCATTATGaacatagcctgcttattcagttgattcagtttctgtttatttgtagtcacagtagcctactgtatatacacatttagaaataatgatagtttctatatttttataaaagcacccaaacaaaacacatttttttatatttatgacatAGGCTACATgaagctaaactctcgagactaGACTCATGacataaaatgttactaaataaatacacgattgtgatataGCTGACGTCCAATTTCTTCAAGTGGCCGCATTTACCATTTTACTGTCGAGCCTAGCATGCATTATCTTTTGCATCAcctataaatatttctgccttgtatggcgattataatccacatcggctcaagtttcaaacactcgctgcgaGAAACTCCActtttgttcataaccactcctctagccccagctggcccgcttttggcctgacagtggaaacgcggctattgtCTCTGAGAAGCTATTTTGGCCATAAACAACCAACTCCTATCTACTTGAACGGGAGAAGACTGATATCTCTAACATCACTCGCCAAGGTCACAATAAAACAACGTATTTTAGGTAATTAAACCTAGCATCAACTGTATTCTGAAACTGCACAAAATACCAAACATAAACTGTTTTTCAGGTTTCTGCACAAATGATGACAAAAGATGTTGCAAAGGAAAAATTTTGATCTTTAGGGATTACAGTTTGGTTCTTTTTACTAGAAGGCGGGAATTCCTTCTGTAGAGAGACCATACTGAGTGTTGCACTTCCTCTTATTTGTTGTAATCAACTGTAAGTTCTGGTGAAAAGATCAAGAGAGGCATTAAAAACTACTAGAAGCCAAGAGCACAGACACTCACAACCTCCAGTGATTCAAATAGCTGTCAGTGAGTCCTACACTGCTATTGGTAGCATTTCCAATTCTCAAATTAAACAAACTATTCAATGGTTACTTTAAATTTAAACAGCATTTGTGCAGATGTCTTCCTTTAAGCTTGAATGTTTTGAAGACACACATTCTGCAGGTTGAATCATAAtcaggagaatttttttttttttttttgactcgtgttatttaaaatgaatgggaCGATCTtggtcattttaattaaattcatagTTCCTCGTTTTTTTTACCTGCACCCTTCAGGCAACAGGCAAATATTAACTCAGGTGGGAGTATGTGAAAAACAAGTTTCGCAAAGAATAATCACTATTCAAATAGTGAGAATACGAGGAACTAAAGctttgaatcatttatttttagaCTATATACTGCtgtataataatacaattgtgCCATAATGCTGCAAATTTATCAAaatctcattctttttttttttacataaaatgtcaACAAGGATGTACTTGCTCGCACCATAACATGATTATAGTCCAGAACCATTCTGTTGCCTACAGTGAACCAACATGCCCACATTCCCTACTTAATGAATGTGGCACAGATCCATTTGATGAATCACAGTGTGATGTACCTCTCACAGCTTTGTCTATGAGCTCCTCGCAGGCGTCAAAGTCTCCTCTGAGGACCAGCCGCTCGTGGAGGTGTGTGAGCATGGGGTGCTCGAGAGCGATCCGTGTTTTCTTCTGCAGGGACTCGAAGGCTTCTGTGTAGTTGTGCTGCCGGAAGTGTTTCAGGCACAGGCGGATGGCCTCCTGTTCACGGTActgtcgagaaaaaaaaaaaaaacgctttagCTGTAACATGCAATCAATCCATGCTTAATATTGCATATTCTGCAATAAGCATTCTCTATTATGTagcattaacctgttaactgtcactcacgtttttgaagatagacatgaatgtgcatgatacaaacctaaatttttataattcatgactgaaaacattttgtaacatgattttgatgtgccatttacatggtaatgcaatgtctgattttaaaatgggttttgaaggatgaattttgagattttatgttttcaagtgatatataacttctgatgatttctaaaatgtgatagagaaaaaggcaacgaggaagtcttatttttaaacaaaggtcaaaactgcttttgtaatgtagatctctgagggtgcactcttgtcataaattgatctattacttttcctacataattattaacaaacatattggtataatatatatttgggagtcttagacctttccaacgatatatagtttgtcaagattagataaAATTTgcttgtaatatagtatagtcaatgtaggcgtcccgtatacgggacggggtgacatttaacaggttaaactttaattattttaagatatatatacacatacatatatatatagttttatatcaAGCTTGCCACCCATTTTTAGATCCATAACATCATGTCACTGTGTATATAATTGCATACaaatggagaaagaaagaaaatcctaAAATGGttcttttcattttggggtgaattatagACATTTTTTGTGCAATTCATCCTCAGAGATGGATGTGGATGTTTGGACACAACTCACCTTACTGTACCAGTTAAGGCAGGGCTGGACAACGTCTGGATCTTCTATGCCGTGTAACTCAATAAACCAGATGCTGAAGTTAAAGCTGGGGCCCCATGACATCAGAGGCACTGTACgtaaccaaacacacacagacacggcaTCAAGAGAGGACATTCACACATATGTTGACAAACTGCAGAtacacagtatataaaaaaatacaaggaGAGATTATTTCAAATGTTCTATTCTCAACCGACTCTCAGAGATTTCAATGTCTGAAAGAGACAGCATGTGACTTTACAAGAGAAAAATGTCTGGTCAAAAGAGTTCAGCGGTCACACAAGCACTTGTTTGTTCCGTCAAAGACTTGCAGAGTCATTCAAT
The Carassius auratus strain Wakin unplaced genomic scaffold, ASM336829v1 scaf_tig00027159, whole genome shotgun sequence DNA segment above includes these coding regions:
- the LOC113079081 gene encoding muskelin-like isoform X2, which translates into the protein MYMRVCERGSCIKMAVAPDSRVLSYTVYKWSSYSSTYLPENILVDKPSDQSSRWSSESNYPPQYLILKLERPAIVLSITYGKYEKTHVCNLKKFKVFGGMSEENMTELLSSGLKNDFNKETFTLKHKIDEQMFPCRFIKIVPLMSWGPSFNFSIWFIELHGIEDPDVVQPCLNWYSKYREQEAIRLCLKHFRQHNYTEAFESLQKKTRIALEHPMLTHLHERLVLRGDFDACEELIDKAVRDGLFNQYISQQDYKPRWSQIIPKCNKGDSDDNRPGMRGGHQMVIDVQTETVYLFGGWDGTQDLADFWAYSVKENQWACISRDTEKENGPSARSCHKMCIDSQRRQIYTLGRYLDSSVRNSKSLKSDFYCYDIDANTWTLLSEDTSADGGPKLVFDHQMCMDSEKHMIYTFGGRILTYNGSVDDGRTSEPQFSGLYAYHCQAGSWSLLREDSCNAGPEDIQSRIGHCMLFHTRNRCLYVFGGQRSKTYLNDFFSYDVDGDHVEIISDGTKKDSGMVPMTGFTQRATIDPELNEIHVLSGLSKDKDKREENVRNSFWIYDIARNNWSCVYKNDQAVKENTTKALQEEEPCPRFAHQLVYDELHKVHYLFGGNPGKSSSPKMRLDDFWSLKLCRPSKEYLLRHCKYLIRKYRFEEKAQTEPLNALKYLQNDLSLTVDHTDPDETKEFQLLPSALFKSSSDFIPLGFSDVDQTYAQRTQLFDMLVNFFPDNMTPPKGNLVDLITL